One genomic region from Strix uralensis isolate ZFMK-TIS-50842 chromosome 5, bStrUra1, whole genome shotgun sequence encodes:
- the COPG2 gene encoding coatomer subunit gamma-2 isoform X1: MIKKFDKKDEESGSGSNPFQHLEKSAVLQEARIFNETPINPRRCLHILTKILYLLNQGEHFGTTEATEAFFAMTRLFQSNDQTLRRMCYLTIKEMANISEDVIIVTSSLTKDMTGKEDVYRGPAIRALCRITDGTMLQAIERYMKQAIVDKVPSVSSSALVSSLHMMKISYDVVKRWINEAQEAASSDNIMVQYHALGLLYHLRKNDRLAVSKMLNKFTKSGLKSQFAYCMLIRIASKLLKETEEGHESPLFDFIESCLRNKHEMVIYEAASAIIHLPNCTARELAPAVSVLQLFCSSPKPVLRYAAVRTLNKVAMKHPSAVTACNLDLENLITDSNRSIATLAITTLLKTGSESSVDRLMKQISSFVSEISDEFKVVVVQAISALCQKYPRKHSVMMTFLSNMLRDDGGFEYKRAIVDCIISIIEENPESKESGLAHLCEFIEDCEHTVLATKILHLLGKEGPRTPSPSKYIRFIFNRVVLENEAVRAAAVSALAKFGAQNENLLPSILVLLQRCMMDSDDEVRDRATFYLNVLQQRQIALNAAYIFNGLTVSVPGMEKALHQYTLEPSDKPFDMKTVPLATAPIFEQKAEIALVTSKPEKVAPSRQDIFQEQLAAIPEFKNLGLLFKSSEPVQLTEAETEYFVRCIKHVFTNHIVFQFDCTNTLNDQLLERVTVQMEPSDAYDVICCIPAPSLAYNQPGMCYTLVQIPQDDPTAGFFFPPSVACTFSCTMKFTVRDCDPNTGVPEEDGYDDEYVLEDLEVTVSDHIQKVLKPNFAAAWEEVGDDFEKEETFALSSIKTLDEAVNNIIKFLGMQPCERSDKVPENKNSHTLYLAGVYRGGCDVLVRSRLALGDGVTMQVTVRSKEETPVDVILASVG, from the exons ATGATTAAGAAGTTTGACAAGAAGGACGAGGAGTCCG GTAGTGGCTCTAATCCTTTCCAGCATTTGGAGAAGAGTGCTGTACTTCAGGAG GCACGTATCTTTAATGAGACCCCTATAAATCCACGAAGATGCCTGCACATCCTTACCAAGATCCTTTACTTGCTGAACCAG GGTGAACACTTTGGAACCACTGAAGCCACAGAAGCTTTTTTTGCAATGACCAGATTATTTCAATCTAATGAT CAAACCCTTAGAAGAATGTGTTACCTTACTATCAAAGAGATGGCCAATATTTCTGAGGATGTCATCATTGTCACGAGCAG TTTGACCAAAGACATGACAGGGAAGGAGGATGTATACCGAGGCCCGGCCATCAGAGCGCTCTGCAGGATCACCGAT GGTACGATGTTACAAGCCATTGAGAGATACATGAAGCAAGCCATTGTGGACAAAGTCCCCAGTGTGTCTAGTTCTGCACTGGTGTCTTCCTTA CATATGATGAAGATCAGTTATGACGTAGTCAAACGGTGGATCAACGAAGCTCAAGAAGCAGCTTCTAGTGACAACATCATGGTGCAG TATCATGCTTTGGGGCTGCTCTATCACCTTAGAAAAAATGATCGCCTTGCGGTTTCCAAGATGCTGAATAAATTCACTAAATCTGGACTGAAATCCCAGTTTGCCTACTGCATGCTGATCCGAATTGCAAGCAAACTCTTGAAGGAAACTGAAGAGGG CCATGAAAGTCCACTCTTTGACTTCATTGAGAGCTGTCTGCGGAATAAGCATGAAATGGTTATTTACGAAGCTGCTTCTGCAATCATCCATCTCCCAAACTGCACAGCCCGGGAGCTGGCGCCGGCTGTTTCAG tgctgcagctcttctgTAGTTCTCCCAAACCTGTCTTGAGATATGCAGCTGTACGGACCCTTAATAAA GTGGCCATGAAGCATCCATCTGCAGTCACCGCCTGCAACCTGGACCTGGAAAACCTCATCACTGACTCCAACCGCAGTATCGCTACCCTCGCCATCACCACGCTGCTGAAGACAGGCAGTGAGAGCAGTGTAGACAGGCTCATGAAACAGATCTCTTCCTTCGTGTCAGAAATATCAGATGAGTTTAAG GTAGTGGTAGTACAGGCTATCAGTGCTTTGTGCCAGAAGTACCCGCGGAAGCACAGCGTCATGATGACCTTCCTCTCCAACATGCTCAGGGATGAT GGTGGCTTTGAGTACAAGCGAGCCATTGTGGACTGTATAATCAGCATCATCGAGGAGAATCCTGAGAGTAAGGAATCAGGCTTGGCTCACCTCTGCGAGTTCATTGAAGACTGCGAACACACTGTCCTAGCCACAAAGATCCTGCACCTCCTCGGGAAAGAGGGGCCGAGGACTCCGTCCCCGTCCAAGTACATCCGCTTCATATTCAACAGGGTGGTGCTGGAGAACGAGGCTGTGAGGGCCG CTGCTGTAAGTGCGCTAGCAAAGTTTGGTGCCCAGAACGAGAATCTTCTTCCGAGCATCTTGGTGCTTTTGCAAAG ATGCATGATGGACAGTGATGACGAAGTTCGGGACAGAGCAACGTTCTACTTGAACGTACTGCAGCAGAGACAGATAGCACTGAATGCTGCCTATATTTTTAACG GGTTGACCGTCTCTGTTCCTGGGATGGAGAAAGCCCTGCACCAGTATACCCTGGAGCCTTCTGACAAACCTTTTGATATGAAAACAGTTCCACTGGCTACTGCACCAATCTTTGAACAGAAAGCAG AGATTGCCCTAGTGACCAGCAAGCCTGAGAAAGTTGCTCCTTCACGTCAGGACATATTTCAAG aACAACTGGCAGCCATTCCAGAGTTTAAGAACTTGGGTCTGTTATTCAAGTCTTCAGAACCAGTGCAGCTCACAGAAGCGGAAACAGAGTATTTTGTTCGTTGTATTAAACATGTGTTCACAAATCACATCGTTTTCCAG TTTGATTGCACAAACACGTTAAATGATCAGCTGTTAGAGAGAGTCACTGTGCAGATGGAGCCGTCAGACGCTTACGACGTGATCTGTTGCATCCCAGCGCCCAGCCTGGCTTACAACCAGCCGGGCATGTGTTACACCCTTGTCCAGATTCCCCAGGATGACCCCACTGCAG gctttttctttcctccctcagtTGCTTGTACTTTCAGTTGCACAATGAAGTTCACTGTTCGAGACTGTGACCCAAACACAGGCGTGCCAGAAGAAGATGGCTATGACGATGAATATGTG TTGGAAGATTTGGAGGTGACCGTGTCTGATCATATTCAGAAGGTTTTAAAGCCTAACTTCGCAGCTGCGTGGGAAGAAGTGGGAGATGACTTTGAGAAAGAAGAAACCTTTGCACTTAGTTCGATTAAAACCCTTGATG AAGCTGTCAATAACATCATCAAGTTCTTGGGCATGCAGCCTTGTGAGAGATCAGATAAAGTGCCAGAGAACAAAAATTCTCACACGCTCTACTTAGCTG GTGTATACAGAGGCGGCTGCGACGTGCTGGTGAGGTCCAGGCTTGCGCTGGGAGACGGGGTCACCATGCAGGTGACAGTTAGGAGCAAGGAAGAAACGCCCGTAGATGTCATCCTGGCTTCCGTAGGCTGA
- the COPG2 gene encoding coatomer subunit gamma-2 isoform X2, with protein sequence MIKKFDKKDEESGSGSNPFQHLEKSAVLQEARIFNETPINPRRCLHILTKILYLLNQGEHFGTTEATEAFFAMTRLFQSNDQTLRRMCYLTIKEMANISEDVIIVTSSLTKDMTGKEDVYRGPAIRALCRITDGTMLQAIERYMKQAIVDKVPSVSSSALVSSLHMMKISYDVVKRWINEAQEAASSDNIMVQYHALGLLYHLRKNDRLAVSKMLNKFTKSGLKSQFAYCMLIRIASKLLKETEEGHESPLFDFIESCLRNKHEMVIYEAASAIIHLPNCTARELAPAVSVLQLFCSSPKPVLRYAAVRTLNKVAMKHPSAVTACNLDLENLITDSNRSIATLAITTLLKTGSESSVDRLMKQISSFVSEISDEFKVVVVQAISALCQKYPRKHSVMMTFLSNMLRDDGGFEYKRAIVDCIISIIEENPESKESGLAHLCEFIEDCEHTVLATKILHLLGKEGPRTPSPSKYIRFIFNRVVLENEAVRAAAVSALAKFGAQNENLLPSILVLLQRCMMDSDDEVRDRATFYLNVLQQRQIALNAAYIFNGLTVSVPGMEKALHQYTLEPSDKPFDMKTVPLATAPIFEQKAEIALVTSKPEKVAPSRQDIFQEQLAAIPEFKNLGLLFKSSEPVQLTEAETEYFVRCIKHVFTNHIVFQFDCTNTLNDQLLERVTVQMEPSDAYDVICCIPAPSLAYNQPGMCYTLVQIPQDDPTAVACTFSCTMKFTVRDCDPNTGVPEEDGYDDEYVLEDLEVTVSDHIQKVLKPNFAAAWEEVGDDFEKEETFALSSIKTLDEAVNNIIKFLGMQPCERSDKVPENKNSHTLYLAGVYRGGCDVLVRSRLALGDGVTMQVTVRSKEETPVDVILASVG encoded by the exons ATGATTAAGAAGTTTGACAAGAAGGACGAGGAGTCCG GTAGTGGCTCTAATCCTTTCCAGCATTTGGAGAAGAGTGCTGTACTTCAGGAG GCACGTATCTTTAATGAGACCCCTATAAATCCACGAAGATGCCTGCACATCCTTACCAAGATCCTTTACTTGCTGAACCAG GGTGAACACTTTGGAACCACTGAAGCCACAGAAGCTTTTTTTGCAATGACCAGATTATTTCAATCTAATGAT CAAACCCTTAGAAGAATGTGTTACCTTACTATCAAAGAGATGGCCAATATTTCTGAGGATGTCATCATTGTCACGAGCAG TTTGACCAAAGACATGACAGGGAAGGAGGATGTATACCGAGGCCCGGCCATCAGAGCGCTCTGCAGGATCACCGAT GGTACGATGTTACAAGCCATTGAGAGATACATGAAGCAAGCCATTGTGGACAAAGTCCCCAGTGTGTCTAGTTCTGCACTGGTGTCTTCCTTA CATATGATGAAGATCAGTTATGACGTAGTCAAACGGTGGATCAACGAAGCTCAAGAAGCAGCTTCTAGTGACAACATCATGGTGCAG TATCATGCTTTGGGGCTGCTCTATCACCTTAGAAAAAATGATCGCCTTGCGGTTTCCAAGATGCTGAATAAATTCACTAAATCTGGACTGAAATCCCAGTTTGCCTACTGCATGCTGATCCGAATTGCAAGCAAACTCTTGAAGGAAACTGAAGAGGG CCATGAAAGTCCACTCTTTGACTTCATTGAGAGCTGTCTGCGGAATAAGCATGAAATGGTTATTTACGAAGCTGCTTCTGCAATCATCCATCTCCCAAACTGCACAGCCCGGGAGCTGGCGCCGGCTGTTTCAG tgctgcagctcttctgTAGTTCTCCCAAACCTGTCTTGAGATATGCAGCTGTACGGACCCTTAATAAA GTGGCCATGAAGCATCCATCTGCAGTCACCGCCTGCAACCTGGACCTGGAAAACCTCATCACTGACTCCAACCGCAGTATCGCTACCCTCGCCATCACCACGCTGCTGAAGACAGGCAGTGAGAGCAGTGTAGACAGGCTCATGAAACAGATCTCTTCCTTCGTGTCAGAAATATCAGATGAGTTTAAG GTAGTGGTAGTACAGGCTATCAGTGCTTTGTGCCAGAAGTACCCGCGGAAGCACAGCGTCATGATGACCTTCCTCTCCAACATGCTCAGGGATGAT GGTGGCTTTGAGTACAAGCGAGCCATTGTGGACTGTATAATCAGCATCATCGAGGAGAATCCTGAGAGTAAGGAATCAGGCTTGGCTCACCTCTGCGAGTTCATTGAAGACTGCGAACACACTGTCCTAGCCACAAAGATCCTGCACCTCCTCGGGAAAGAGGGGCCGAGGACTCCGTCCCCGTCCAAGTACATCCGCTTCATATTCAACAGGGTGGTGCTGGAGAACGAGGCTGTGAGGGCCG CTGCTGTAAGTGCGCTAGCAAAGTTTGGTGCCCAGAACGAGAATCTTCTTCCGAGCATCTTGGTGCTTTTGCAAAG ATGCATGATGGACAGTGATGACGAAGTTCGGGACAGAGCAACGTTCTACTTGAACGTACTGCAGCAGAGACAGATAGCACTGAATGCTGCCTATATTTTTAACG GGTTGACCGTCTCTGTTCCTGGGATGGAGAAAGCCCTGCACCAGTATACCCTGGAGCCTTCTGACAAACCTTTTGATATGAAAACAGTTCCACTGGCTACTGCACCAATCTTTGAACAGAAAGCAG AGATTGCCCTAGTGACCAGCAAGCCTGAGAAAGTTGCTCCTTCACGTCAGGACATATTTCAAG aACAACTGGCAGCCATTCCAGAGTTTAAGAACTTGGGTCTGTTATTCAAGTCTTCAGAACCAGTGCAGCTCACAGAAGCGGAAACAGAGTATTTTGTTCGTTGTATTAAACATGTGTTCACAAATCACATCGTTTTCCAG TTTGATTGCACAAACACGTTAAATGATCAGCTGTTAGAGAGAGTCACTGTGCAGATGGAGCCGTCAGACGCTTACGACGTGATCTGTTGCATCCCAGCGCCCAGCCTGGCTTACAACCAGCCGGGCATGTGTTACACCCTTGTCCAGATTCCCCAGGATGACCCCACTGCAG tTGCTTGTACTTTCAGTTGCACAATGAAGTTCACTGTTCGAGACTGTGACCCAAACACAGGCGTGCCAGAAGAAGATGGCTATGACGATGAATATGTG TTGGAAGATTTGGAGGTGACCGTGTCTGATCATATTCAGAAGGTTTTAAAGCCTAACTTCGCAGCTGCGTGGGAAGAAGTGGGAGATGACTTTGAGAAAGAAGAAACCTTTGCACTTAGTTCGATTAAAACCCTTGATG AAGCTGTCAATAACATCATCAAGTTCTTGGGCATGCAGCCTTGTGAGAGATCAGATAAAGTGCCAGAGAACAAAAATTCTCACACGCTCTACTTAGCTG GTGTATACAGAGGCGGCTGCGACGTGCTGGTGAGGTCCAGGCTTGCGCTGGGAGACGGGGTCACCATGCAGGTGACAGTTAGGAGCAAGGAAGAAACGCCCGTAGATGTCATCCTGGCTTCCGTAGGCTGA